A window of Neisseria canis contains these coding sequences:
- a CDS encoding sodium:solute symporter family protein, whose translation MSQFAINLIFVGASFALYFGIAIWARAGSTKEFYVAGGGVHPVLNGMATAADWMSAASFISMAGLLAMNGYGASAYLMGWTGGYVLLALLLAPYLRKFGKFTVPDFIGDRFYSRTARLVAVACLIVASTTYVIGQMTGAGVAFSRFLEVSNTTGLLIAAVVVLFYAVLGGMKGITYTQVAQYVVLIIAYTIPAVFISFNLTGNPIPPLGLFGTDTASGMPLLQKLDLLVTDLGFTAYTADVPNKFNMFLFTMSLMIGTAGLPHVIIRFFTVPKVSDARSSAGWALVFIALLYTTAPAVGSMARINLVNTVYPNGSQEQALSYEARPQWMKNWETTGLLKFEDKNGDGNIQYYNDKSAAFEATASERGWKGNELTVNNDILVLANPEIANLPSWVIGLIAAGGLAAALSTAAGLLLAISSAVSHDLIKKTLKPDITEKGELMAARVSMTLAIVVATWLGINPPGFAAQVVALAFGIAAASIFPALMMGIFSKRINSTGATAGMLAGLISTCVYIFLYMGWFFIPGTNTFENVEANWLFGISPLSFGTVGAVINFVVAFVISSVGKAPPQDVQDLVESVRYPRGAGQAVDH comes from the coding sequence ATGAGCCAATTTGCAATTAATTTGATTTTTGTGGGCGCGTCTTTCGCATTGTATTTCGGTATTGCGATTTGGGCCCGCGCGGGTTCCACAAAGGAATTCTATGTAGCCGGCGGCGGCGTGCATCCGGTTTTAAACGGTATGGCCACAGCGGCCGACTGGATGAGCGCCGCATCGTTTATTTCCATGGCCGGTTTGCTGGCGATGAACGGTTACGGCGCTTCGGCTTATTTGATGGGTTGGACCGGCGGTTATGTATTGCTGGCTTTGCTGTTGGCTCCTTATCTGCGTAAATTCGGTAAATTTACCGTGCCGGATTTTATCGGCGACCGTTTTTACAGCCGTACCGCCCGCTTGGTGGCCGTGGCTTGTTTGATTGTGGCTTCAACCACTTATGTGATCGGCCAGATGACCGGTGCCGGTGTGGCGTTCTCACGCTTCCTTGAAGTGAGTAATACGACCGGTTTGCTGATTGCTGCCGTAGTGGTGTTGTTCTACGCGGTATTGGGTGGTATGAAAGGCATTACCTACACACAGGTTGCGCAATACGTTGTGTTGATTATTGCTTATACCATTCCTGCTGTGTTCATTTCTTTCAACTTAACCGGTAATCCGATTCCGCCTTTGGGTTTGTTTGGCACGGATACCGCTTCCGGCATGCCTTTGCTGCAAAAACTGGATTTGTTGGTAACCGATTTGGGCTTTACTGCATACACTGCCGATGTGCCCAATAAATTCAATATGTTCCTGTTTACCATGTCGTTGATGATCGGTACTGCCGGTTTGCCGCACGTAATCATCCGTTTCTTTACCGTACCTAAAGTATCCGATGCGCGCTCTTCTGCCGGTTGGGCGCTGGTATTTATTGCCTTGCTTTACACCACGGCTCCAGCAGTAGGCTCTATGGCCCGTATCAACTTGGTTAATACCGTGTATCCGAACGGCTCTCAAGAGCAGGCTTTGAGCTATGAAGCGCGTCCGCAATGGATGAAAAACTGGGAAACCACCGGTTTGCTGAAGTTTGAAGACAAAAACGGCGACGGCAATATTCAATACTACAACGACAAATCCGCTGCTTTTGAAGCAACTGCCTCAGAGCGTGGTTGGAAAGGTAACGAGTTAACTGTAAACAACGATATCTTGGTATTGGCTAACCCTGAAATTGCGAACTTGCCAAGCTGGGTAATCGGTTTGATTGCTGCGGGTGGTTTGGCGGCAGCATTGTCTACTGCAGCAGGTTTGTTACTCGCCATTTCTTCAGCGGTATCGCATGACTTGATTAAGAAAACGCTTAAACCCGATATTACTGAAAAAGGTGAATTGATGGCAGCACGTGTGTCTATGACCTTGGCGATTGTCGTTGCCACATGGTTGGGTATCAATCCTCCTGGTTTTGCAGCACAAGTAGTAGCATTGGCTTTCGGTATTGCTGCAGCTTCTATCTTCCCTGCTTTGATGATGGGTATCTTCTCTAAGCGCATTAATAGTACAGGTGCAACGGCAGGTATGCTGGCCGGTTTGATTTCCACTTGTGTGTATATCTTCCTGTATATGGGCTGGTTCTTCATCCCCGGTACCAACACTTTTGAGAATGTGGAAGCCAATTGGTTGTTCGGTATTTCTCCGCTGTCGTTCGGTACAGTGGGTGCGGTAATCAACTTTGTGGTTGCATTCGTGATTTCCAGCGTAGGTAAAGCGCCGCCGCAAGATGTACAAGATTTGGTAGAAAGCGTACGTTATCCGCGTGGTGCCGGTCAGGCAGTTGATCACTAA
- a CDS encoding DUF4212 domain-containing protein, whose amino-acid sequence MSNHKHDAAGYWKANVRLILTCLVVWAVCSHGFAIWLRPLLAGIKIGGSDLGFWFGQQGSILTFIAIIFFYSWRMNKLDEEFGVHEE is encoded by the coding sequence ATGTCCAATCACAAACATGATGCGGCCGGTTATTGGAAAGCCAATGTCCGACTTATTTTGACTTGCTTGGTAGTCTGGGCTGTGTGTTCCCACGGTTTTGCTATCTGGCTGCGTCCTTTGCTTGCGGGAATTAAGATAGGGGGATCTGATTTAGGTTTTTGGTTTGGCCAACAAGGTTCCATTTTAACGTTCATCGCCATCATTTTCTTTTATTCTTGGAGAATGAATAAGCTGGATGAAGAATTCGGTGTACATGAGGAGTAA
- the rpe gene encoding ribulose-phosphate 3-epimerase, protein MVDYRIAPSILSADFARLGEEVEKVVEAGADLIHFDVMDNHYVPNLTFGSMVCAAVKPYSRVPIDVHLMVEPVDNLILAFADAGADMITFHPEASRHVDRSLNLIRDKGCKAGLVLNPATPVNVLENVLDLLDMVLVMSVNPGFGGQSFIPHTLTKLGKVRSMLDEYERCSGRWISLEVDGGVKPENIAEIAAAGADTFVAGSAIFGKPDYAEVISQMRKELAGV, encoded by the coding sequence ATGGTTGATTACCGTATCGCCCCCAGTATTTTGTCTGCCGATTTTGCACGGTTGGGCGAGGAGGTGGAAAAGGTGGTGGAAGCGGGCGCTGATTTGATTCATTTTGATGTGATGGACAATCATTATGTGCCGAATCTTACTTTCGGTTCAATGGTTTGCGCTGCGGTAAAACCTTATTCCCGGGTGCCGATAGATGTGCATCTGATGGTGGAGCCGGTGGATAATTTGATTCTTGCTTTTGCCGATGCGGGCGCAGACATGATTACTTTTCATCCTGAAGCGAGCCGGCATGTGGACAGAAGCTTGAATTTAATTAGGGATAAAGGGTGTAAAGCAGGTTTGGTATTGAACCCTGCCACTCCTGTGAATGTGTTGGAAAATGTGTTGGATCTGCTGGATATGGTGTTGGTAATGTCGGTAAACCCGGGTTTTGGCGGGCAGAGTTTTATCCCGCATACTTTAACCAAATTGGGTAAAGTGAGAAGCATGCTCGATGAATATGAGCGTTGCAGTGGCCGTTGGATTTCTTTAGAAGTGGACGGAGGGGTAAAACCTGAAAACATTGCTGAAATTGCGGCGGCAGGGGCGGATACTTTTGTGGCAGGTTCTGCTATTTTTGGGAAACCTGATTATGCTGAAGTGATCAGCCAAATGCGTAAAGAGTTAGCAGGCGTTTGA
- a CDS encoding Spy/CpxP family protein refolding chaperone produces the protein MKISGFPCIKYTAAAAICTLSLHVSAAVLSDFYPNCDMRSLSLDEEQQKALRQIRNTHKKNIEKVKIRNRTAHFSRKQELIRVLSISPFNKYEARRYLQKRYDSDMDLAIEELSVHHQIFQVLTPQQQEKWLANCAR, from the coding sequence ATGAAAATTTCCGGCTTTCCCTGCATCAAATATACTGCCGCAGCCGCGATATGCACTTTATCGCTACACGTTTCTGCCGCCGTATTGAGCGATTTTTATCCCAATTGCGATATGCGCTCACTGTCTTTAGATGAAGAGCAGCAAAAAGCACTCCGCCAAATCCGCAACACACACAAAAAAAACATAGAGAAAGTTAAAATCAGAAACCGAACCGCCCATTTCTCGCGCAAACAAGAATTAATCAGGGTTTTATCAATCAGCCCTTTCAATAAATACGAAGCGCGCCGCTATCTTCAAAAACGCTACGATTCCGATATGGATCTGGCCATCGAAGAGCTTTCAGTGCACCATCAGATATTTCAGGTTTTAACCCCACAACAACAAGAAAAATGGCTGGCCAACTGCGCCCGCTGA
- a CDS encoding CTP synthase, which yields MTKFIFVTGGVVSSLGKGIAAASIATILESRGLKVTMLKLDPYINVDPGTMSPFQHGEVFVTEDGAETDLDLGHYERFINSTMSRRNSFSAGQVYEQVIAKERRGDYLGGTVQVIPHITDEIKRKIHEGAAGHDVAIVEIGGTVGDIESLPFLEAIRQMRSQLGRNNTLYVHLSYVPYIAAAGEIKTKPTQHSVKELREIGIQPDVLICRMDRLLPEDEKRKIALFCNVEERAVAGSYDADSIYEIPEMLHEQGIDTIICEQLQLNVQQADLTEWKKIVYAIKNPKHTVKIAMVGKYVDLTESYKSLTEALKHAGIHTETDVQITYIDSETIEKEGDACLKDMDAILVPGGFGIRGVEGKIAAVKYARENNVPYLGICLGMQIALIEYARNVAGMKGANSTEFDLKSPYPVVGLIDEWQTADGSIEKRDEHADLGGTMRLGAQEVDLKSDSLAAKIYGATSIKERHRHRYEVNNNFVPALEKAGLVIGGVSAGRERLVETIELPNHPWFFACQFHPEFTSNPRKGHPLFSSFVKAALAKKA from the coding sequence ATGACTAAGTTTATTTTCGTAACCGGCGGCGTAGTATCTTCACTAGGTAAAGGTATCGCCGCCGCTTCCATTGCTACCATCCTCGAGTCGCGTGGCTTGAAAGTAACCATGCTCAAACTCGATCCTTATATCAACGTAGACCCCGGCACCATGAGCCCTTTCCAACACGGCGAAGTGTTCGTTACCGAAGACGGCGCCGAAACCGATTTGGATTTGGGCCACTACGAGCGTTTCATCAATTCCACCATGTCACGCCGCAACAGTTTCAGCGCAGGCCAGGTTTACGAGCAAGTTATCGCCAAAGAGCGCCGAGGCGATTACTTGGGCGGCACCGTGCAGGTTATCCCGCACATCACCGACGAAATCAAACGCAAAATCCACGAAGGCGCGGCAGGCCATGATGTTGCCATCGTCGAAATCGGCGGCACCGTGGGCGATATCGAATCCTTGCCTTTCTTGGAAGCCATCCGCCAAATGCGCAGCCAACTCGGCCGTAACAACACTTTATATGTACACCTGAGTTATGTGCCCTACATTGCCGCAGCGGGCGAAATCAAAACCAAGCCGACCCAGCATTCCGTTAAAGAATTGCGCGAAATCGGTATCCAGCCCGATGTGCTGATCTGCCGTATGGACCGCCTGCTGCCGGAAGACGAAAAACGCAAAATCGCCTTATTCTGCAATGTGGAAGAGCGGGCGGTTGCAGGCAGCTATGATGCAGACAGCATTTACGAAATTCCTGAAATGCTGCACGAGCAAGGCATCGACACCATTATCTGCGAGCAGCTTCAGCTTAATGTCCAACAAGCCGATTTAACCGAGTGGAAGAAAATCGTTTACGCGATTAAAAATCCGAAACACACCGTTAAAATCGCTATGGTAGGCAAATATGTCGACCTAACCGAATCCTACAAATCGCTCACCGAAGCTCTGAAGCATGCCGGTATCCACACCGAAACCGATGTTCAGATTACCTATATCGACAGTGAAACCATCGAAAAAGAAGGCGATGCCTGTCTGAAAGACATGGATGCCATCTTGGTGCCCGGCGGATTCGGCATCCGCGGAGTGGAAGGCAAAATTGCCGCCGTCAAATATGCGCGTGAAAACAACGTGCCTTACTTGGGAATCTGCCTCGGCATGCAAATTGCGCTGATTGAATATGCACGCAACGTTGCCGGCATGAAAGGCGCCAACTCGACCGAGTTCGATTTAAAATCTCCTTATCCCGTGGTCGGCTTAATCGATGAATGGCAAACGGCAGACGGCAGCATAGAAAAGCGCGATGAACACGCAGATTTGGGCGGCACTATGCGCTTGGGTGCGCAAGAAGTCGATTTGAAGTCCGACAGCCTTGCCGCGAAAATCTACGGCGCCACCTCAATCAAAGAGCGCCACCGCCACCGCTACGAAGTAAACAACAATTTCGTGCCCGCGCTGGAAAAAGCGGGCTTGGTTATCGGCGGGGTATCCGCGGGCCGCGAGCGCTTGGTGGAAACCATCGAGTTGCCCAACCATCCGTGGTTTTTTGCCTGCCAGTTCCATCCCGAGTTCACATCCAATCCGAGAAAAGGCCACCCTTTATTCAGCTCGTTTGTGAAAGCAGCGCTGGCTAAAAAAGCCTGA